The Accipiter gentilis chromosome 9, bAccGen1.1, whole genome shotgun sequence genome includes a region encoding these proteins:
- the CSGALNACT2 gene encoding chondroitin sulfate N-acetylgalactosaminyltransferase 2 isoform X1, whose amino-acid sequence MPRRGLVIQARTRWLLVGLALLFSLVLLMYLLECAPQTDGNGSLPGVVGENMGKEYYQALLQEQEEHYQNRATSLKRQIAQLKQELQEMSDKLKSLQEKKSPKVNGMNYQGTKEQASNDLLEFLHSQIDKAEVSVGAKLPSEYGVIPFESFTSMKVFQLEMGLTRHPEEKPVRKDKRDELVEVIEAGLEVINNPDEEDGQDEDDGVGERQLYSENDFIEGYYRTERDKGTQYELFYKKMDGMEYRHVTLFRPFGPLMKVKSETVDISRSIINIIVPLAGRTEAFAQFMQNFRDVCIHQDKRVHLTVVYFGQDGLSEVKSILESVARETNFHNYTLVSLNEEFNRGRGLDMGARAWEKGEVLMFFCDVDVYFTAEFLNSCRLNAEPGKKVFYPVVFSLYNPAIVYANQDIPPPVEQQLVHKKDSGFWRDFGFGMTCQYRTDFLTVGGFDLEVKGWGGEDVHLYRKYLHGDLIVIRTPVPGLFHLWHEKHCADELTPEQYRMCIQSKAMNEASHSHLGMLVFREEIETHLRKQAYRTNSEAVG is encoded by the exons ATGCCCAGAAGAGGCTTAGTAATTCAAGCCAGGACTCGTTGGCTATTAGTGGGCCTTGCTTTACTATTCAGTTTAGTCTTGCTTATGTATTTGCTCGAATGTGCTCCACAAACAGATGGTAATGGATCTCTACCTGGTGTTGTAGGCGAAAACATGGGTAAAGAGTACTATCAAGCTCTCTTGCAGGAACAAGAAGAGCATTATCAAAACCGAGCTACCAGTCTGAAACGTCAGATTGCCCAGTTAAAGCAAGAGCTTCAGGAAATGAGTGATAAATTGAAATCCCTGCAGGAAAAGAAGAGCCCCAAGGTCAATGGTATGAACTACCAGGGCACCAAAGAACAAGCATCCAATGATCTCCTAGAGTTTCTTCATTCCCAGATTGACAAAGCTGAGGTGAGCGTGGGGGCCAAACTGCCTAGTGAATATGGCGTCATTCCTTTTGAAAGCTTTACGTCCATGAAAGTATTCCAGTTGGAGATGGGGCTCACTCGGCATCCAGAAGAGAAACCTGTTAGAAAGGATAAACGAGATGAATTGGTGGAAGTTATTGAGGCTGGCCTAGAAGTTATCAATAATCCAGATGAAGAAGATGGACAAGATGAAGATGATGGAGTAGGAGAGAGGCAGCTGTATAGTGAAAATGATTTTATAGAAG GTTACTATCGTACAGAAAGAGATAAGGGGACACAGTATGAGCTGTTTTATAAGAAGATGGATGGCATGGAATACAGGCATGTCACCTTGTTCCGACCTTTTGGACCCCTCATGAAAGTGAAGAGTGAAACGGTTGATATTTCTAGATCAATTATTAACATTATTGTCCCTCTTGCTGGAAGAACTGAGGCATTTGCACAATTTATGCAAAACTTTAG GGATGTGTGTATTCATCAAGATAAGCGTGTTCACCTCACGGTGGTGTATTTTGGACAAGATGGGCTATCAGAAGTAAAAAGCATCCTAGAATCCGTAGCTAG aGAAACTAACTTCCACAATTACACGCTTGTCTCTCTGAATGAGGAATTTAACCGAGGCCGGGGACTTGACATGGGTGCCAGAGCCTGGGAAAAGGGCGAGGTCCTGATGTTCTTCTGTGATGTTGATGTTTATTTCACAGCCGAGTTCCTCAACAGTTGTCGCTTAAATGCTGAGCCTG GGAAAAAGGTTTTTTATCCTGTGGTATTCAGCCTTTATAATCCTGCTATTGTCTATGCCAACCAAGATATACCACCCCCTGTGGAGCAACAATTG GTGCACAAGAAGGATTCTGGTTTCTGGCGGGATTTTGGCTTTGGGATGACTTGTCAATATCGGACAGACTTTCTAACTGTTG GGGGTTTTGACCTGGAAGTGAAAGGCTGGGGTGGTGAGGATGTTCACCTCTACAGAAAGTACTTGCATGGTGACCTTATTGTGATCAGGACACCAGTCCCTGGTCTCTTTCACCTCTGGCACGAGAAACATTGTGCAGACGAACTCACTCCAGAGCAGTATCGCATGTGTATCCAATCCAAAGCCATGAACGAGGCCTCTCACTCGCACCTTGGGATGCTGGTCTTCAGGGAAGAGATTGAGACTCACCTCCGTAAGCAGGCTTACAGGACTAACAGCGAAGCAGTGGGTTAA
- the CSGALNACT2 gene encoding chondroitin sulfate N-acetylgalactosaminyltransferase 2 isoform X2 has product MPRRGLVIQARTRWLLVGLALLFSLVLLMYLLECAPQTDGNGSLPGVVGENMGKEYYQALLQEQEEHYQNRATSLKRQIAQLKQELQEMSDKLKSLQEKKSPKVNGMNYQGTKEQASNDLLEFLHSQIDKAEVSVGAKLPSEYGVIPFESFTSMKVFQLEMGLTRHPEEKPVRKDKRDELVEVIEAGLEVINNPDEEDGQDEDDGVGERQLYSENDFIEGYYRTERDKGTQYELFYKKMDGMEYRHVTLFRPFGPLMKVKSETVDISRSIINIIVPLAGRTEAFAQFMQNFRDVCIHQDKRVHLTVVYFGQDGLSEVKSILESVASLSCKSLLKTTKNQVNRPKRLTAVALRFLSDSPKNNRGEFCSEYSVMLTD; this is encoded by the exons ATGCCCAGAAGAGGCTTAGTAATTCAAGCCAGGACTCGTTGGCTATTAGTGGGCCTTGCTTTACTATTCAGTTTAGTCTTGCTTATGTATTTGCTCGAATGTGCTCCACAAACAGATGGTAATGGATCTCTACCTGGTGTTGTAGGCGAAAACATGGGTAAAGAGTACTATCAAGCTCTCTTGCAGGAACAAGAAGAGCATTATCAAAACCGAGCTACCAGTCTGAAACGTCAGATTGCCCAGTTAAAGCAAGAGCTTCAGGAAATGAGTGATAAATTGAAATCCCTGCAGGAAAAGAAGAGCCCCAAGGTCAATGGTATGAACTACCAGGGCACCAAAGAACAAGCATCCAATGATCTCCTAGAGTTTCTTCATTCCCAGATTGACAAAGCTGAGGTGAGCGTGGGGGCCAAACTGCCTAGTGAATATGGCGTCATTCCTTTTGAAAGCTTTACGTCCATGAAAGTATTCCAGTTGGAGATGGGGCTCACTCGGCATCCAGAAGAGAAACCTGTTAGAAAGGATAAACGAGATGAATTGGTGGAAGTTATTGAGGCTGGCCTAGAAGTTATCAATAATCCAGATGAAGAAGATGGACAAGATGAAGATGATGGAGTAGGAGAGAGGCAGCTGTATAGTGAAAATGATTTTATAGAAG GTTACTATCGTACAGAAAGAGATAAGGGGACACAGTATGAGCTGTTTTATAAGAAGATGGATGGCATGGAATACAGGCATGTCACCTTGTTCCGACCTTTTGGACCCCTCATGAAAGTGAAGAGTGAAACGGTTGATATTTCTAGATCAATTATTAACATTATTGTCCCTCTTGCTGGAAGAACTGAGGCATTTGCACAATTTATGCAAAACTTTAG GGATGTGTGTATTCATCAAGATAAGCGTGTTCACCTCACGGTGGTGTATTTTGGACAAGATGGGCTATCAGAAGTAAAAAGCATCCTAGAATCCGTAGCTAG CTTAAGTTGCAAAAGTCTCCTGAAGACTACTAAAAATCAAGTTAATAGGCCAAAAAGACTAACAGCAGTGGCTTTGAGGTTTCTGTCTGACAGTCCAAAAAACAACAGGGGTGAGTTTTGCAGTGAATATTCAGTCATGCTAACCGATTGA
- the CSGALNACT2 gene encoding chondroitin sulfate N-acetylgalactosaminyltransferase 2 isoform X3 — MPRRGLVIQARTRWLLVGLALLFSLVLLMYLLECAPQTDGNGSLPGVVGENMGKEYYQALLQEQEEHYQNRATSLKRQIAQLKQELQEMSDKLKSLQEKKSPKVNGMNYQGTKEQASNDLLEFLHSQIDKAEVSVGAKLPSEYGVIPFESFTSMKVFQLEMGLTRHPEEKPVRKDKRDELVEVIEAGLEVINNPDEEDGQDEDDGVGERQLYSENDFIEGYYRTERDKGTQYELFYKKMDGMEYRHVTLFRPFGPLMKVKSETVDISRSIINIIVPLAGRTEAFAQFMQNFRDVCIHQDKRVHLTVVYFGQDGLSEVKSILESVASGATVEYLRSVLSKH, encoded by the exons ATGCCCAGAAGAGGCTTAGTAATTCAAGCCAGGACTCGTTGGCTATTAGTGGGCCTTGCTTTACTATTCAGTTTAGTCTTGCTTATGTATTTGCTCGAATGTGCTCCACAAACAGATGGTAATGGATCTCTACCTGGTGTTGTAGGCGAAAACATGGGTAAAGAGTACTATCAAGCTCTCTTGCAGGAACAAGAAGAGCATTATCAAAACCGAGCTACCAGTCTGAAACGTCAGATTGCCCAGTTAAAGCAAGAGCTTCAGGAAATGAGTGATAAATTGAAATCCCTGCAGGAAAAGAAGAGCCCCAAGGTCAATGGTATGAACTACCAGGGCACCAAAGAACAAGCATCCAATGATCTCCTAGAGTTTCTTCATTCCCAGATTGACAAAGCTGAGGTGAGCGTGGGGGCCAAACTGCCTAGTGAATATGGCGTCATTCCTTTTGAAAGCTTTACGTCCATGAAAGTATTCCAGTTGGAGATGGGGCTCACTCGGCATCCAGAAGAGAAACCTGTTAGAAAGGATAAACGAGATGAATTGGTGGAAGTTATTGAGGCTGGCCTAGAAGTTATCAATAATCCAGATGAAGAAGATGGACAAGATGAAGATGATGGAGTAGGAGAGAGGCAGCTGTATAGTGAAAATGATTTTATAGAAG GTTACTATCGTACAGAAAGAGATAAGGGGACACAGTATGAGCTGTTTTATAAGAAGATGGATGGCATGGAATACAGGCATGTCACCTTGTTCCGACCTTTTGGACCCCTCATGAAAGTGAAGAGTGAAACGGTTGATATTTCTAGATCAATTATTAACATTATTGTCCCTCTTGCTGGAAGAACTGAGGCATTTGCACAATTTATGCAAAACTTTAG GGATGTGTGTATTCATCAAGATAAGCGTGTTCACCTCACGGTGGTGTATTTTGGACAAGATGGGCTATCAGAAGTAAAAAGCATCCTAGAATCCGTAGCTAG CGGTGCTACTGTTGAGTATCTTCGCTCTGTTCTCAGCAAGCATTGA